The Polaribacter tangerinus genome has a segment encoding these proteins:
- a CDS encoding TetR/AcrR family transcriptional regulator, whose translation MPRIKLFDENEVLTKAMNLFWKKGYAATSIQDLVSHLGINRASIYATYGDKEQLFKKSFQYYTKKNIEALTNFLESRPNIKEGFKELFNNSIAESIKDKDKKGCFVVNTTTELIPNNNGFTVAIENNKHLFEQIFYQYLKKGKENGQLTTTQDLKALAALLFILYNGLKVVSKIQSNEYELKRAVEVALLLIH comes from the coding sequence ATGCCTAGAATTAAATTATTTGATGAAAATGAAGTTTTAACTAAAGCAATGAACTTGTTTTGGAAAAAAGGATATGCGGCAACTTCAATTCAAGATTTAGTAAGTCATTTAGGTATTAATAGAGCTAGTATTTATGCTACTTATGGTGATAAGGAACAATTATTTAAAAAGTCTTTTCAGTACTATACTAAAAAAAATATAGAAGCTCTAACTAATTTTTTAGAAAGTAGACCGAATATTAAAGAAGGTTTTAAAGAGTTGTTTAATAATTCGATTGCCGAGTCTATTAAAGACAAAGATAAAAAAGGCTGTTTTGTAGTAAATACAACAACCGAACTTATACCCAACAATAATGGTTTTACAGTTGCTATTGAAAATAATAAACACTTATTTGAGCAGATTTTTTATCAATATTTAAAAAAAGGAAAGGAAAATGGGCAACTTACAACTACGCAAGATTTAAAAGCTTTAGCTGCCTTATTATTTATACTTTACAACGGTTTAAAAGTAGTTTCTAAGATTCAATCAAATGAGTACGAATTAAAAAGAGCAGTAGAGGTAGCACTGTTACTCATTCATTAA
- a CDS encoding SDR family oxidoreductase → MTKLAGKIAVVIGGNSGIGFETAKELKDNGATVVISGRNKERVKQASNELGVLGIVADVSKVTDIENLASEVHKKLGKVDILFVNAGIFQPAPIGNITEEMFDYQMDINFKGAFFTTEKFLPFLNDGASIINLSSINAYTGMPNTAVYAASKAALNSYTKTAATELAPRKIRVNSVNPGPVSTPIFGKTGMEENQLTNFAAAMQERIPLKRFGTTQDIAKLVTFLASDDASFITGSEYNIDGGIIINPLLG, encoded by the coding sequence ATGACAAAATTAGCAGGAAAAATAGCTGTGGTAATAGGTGGTAATAGTGGTATTGGTTTTGAAACCGCAAAAGAGTTGAAAGATAATGGCGCTACAGTTGTTATTTCTGGCAGAAATAAAGAGCGTGTAAAACAGGCTTCTAATGAATTAGGAGTTTTGGGTATTGTGGCAGATGTTAGTAAAGTTACTGATATTGAAAATTTGGCTTCTGAAGTTCATAAAAAATTAGGAAAAGTTGATATTTTATTTGTGAATGCAGGAATATTTCAGCCAGCTCCGATTGGCAATATTACTGAAGAAATGTTTGATTATCAAATGGATATTAATTTTAAAGGAGCCTTCTTTACTACCGAAAAATTTTTACCTTTTTTAAATGATGGCGCTTCAATTATTAACTTATCATCTATAAATGCATATACTGGTATGCCAAATACAGCAGTTTACGCTGCTTCTAAAGCGGCACTTAACTCTTATACTAAAACAGCAGCAACAGAATTAGCACCTCGTAAAATTAGAGTAAATTCGGTAAACCCTGGTCCAGTTTCTACGCCAATATTTGGTAAAACAGGTATGGAGGAAAATCAACTAACTAATTTTGCAGCCGCTATGCAAGAGCGTATTCCTTTAAAACGTTTTGGTACTACCCAAGATATTGCAAAGCTTGTTACTTTTTTAGCTTCAGATGATGCTTCTTTTATTACGGGTAGCGAGTACAACATAGATGGTGGTATAATAATTAATCCTCTTTTAGGTTAA
- a CDS encoding vWA domain-containing protein, whose protein sequence is MKKNKKRKGFIFKNFEANKQAPFEILLDIFKELITHTSGDFEEAIDWLRTLDKEYKLTDKNYTIEDFIEDLKKKGFIKEEIKGNGALGHKITSKTERAIRQQALNQIFGKIKKSGAGNHKSKSIGIGDEHTGNFKPFEFGDALEKVSITESIKNAQINNGIGNFSISENDLVVEETQHKSQMSTVLMIDISHSMILYGEDRITPAKKVAMALAELITTRYPKDTLDIIVFGNDAWSIKIKDLPYLQVGPYHTNTVAGLNLAMDLLRRKRNTNKQIFMITDGKPSCLRLPDGQYYKNSNGLDQHIVNKCYAMAQHARKLHIPITTFMIAQDPYLMQFVREFTKANQGKAFYTGLKGLGEMIFEDYENNRKKRIKG, encoded by the coding sequence ATGAAAAAAAATAAAAAACGAAAAGGGTTTATCTTTAAAAATTTTGAAGCAAACAAACAAGCTCCATTTGAAATTCTGCTTGATATTTTTAAAGAACTAATTACACATACCTCAGGAGATTTTGAGGAAGCAATAGATTGGTTGCGTACATTAGATAAAGAATATAAATTAACCGATAAAAATTACACAATTGAAGACTTTATAGAAGACCTTAAAAAGAAAGGTTTTATTAAAGAAGAGATAAAAGGAAATGGTGCGTTAGGACATAAAATTACTTCAAAAACAGAACGCGCTATTAGACAGCAAGCACTAAATCAAATATTTGGTAAAATAAAAAAAAGTGGTGCAGGAAACCATAAAAGTAAAAGTATTGGAATTGGCGATGAACATACAGGTAACTTTAAGCCCTTTGAATTTGGTGATGCGTTAGAAAAAGTATCCATTACAGAGAGTATTAAAAATGCACAAATTAACAACGGAATCGGTAATTTTTCTATTTCAGAAAATGATTTAGTAGTAGAGGAAACTCAACATAAAAGCCAAATGAGTACTGTGCTAATGATAGATATTAGTCATTCTATGATACTTTATGGTGAAGACAGAATTACACCTGCAAAAAAAGTAGCGATGGCGCTTGCAGAGTTAATTACTACAAGATACCCAAAAGACACGTTAGACATTATTGTTTTTGGCAACGATGCTTGGTCTATAAAAATAAAAGATTTACCTTATTTACAGGTTGGCCCTTACCATACTAATACTGTAGCTGGGTTAAATTTAGCAATGGATTTATTGCGTAGAAAGAGAAACACAAACAAACAAATTTTTATGATTACTGATGGCAAACCAAGCTGTTTGCGTTTACCAGACGGTCAATATTATAAAAACAGTAATGGGTTAGATCAACACATTGTAAATAAATGTTACGCTATGGCGCAACATGCAAGAAAACTTCATATACCCATTACTACTTTTATGATAGCACAAGACCCTTATCTTATGCAATTTGTAAGAGAATTTACTAAAGCAAATCAAGGAAAAGCATTCTACACAGGACTTAAAGGTTTGGGTGAAATGATTTTTGAAGATTATGAAAACAATAGAAAAAAGCGAATAAAAGGCTAA
- a CDS encoding magnesium chelatase, whose protein sequence is MKLENIKTLGELKKLGYTSKSIKDELRENLIRKMKNKETVFTGVYGYENTVIPELERAILSKHNINLLGLRGQAKTRLARLMVNLLDEFIPVVAGSEINDDPLHPISRFAKEKIIEMGDKTPIYWLHRNDRFAEKLATPDVTVADIIGDVDPIKAANLKLSYADDRVIHYGMIPRANRCIFVINELPDLQARIQVALFNILQEGDIQIRGFKLRLPLDLQFIFTANPEDYTNRGTIVTPLKDRIGSQILTHYPEDIETAKKITQQEAVKVGLQKETIRVPEMAKDLLEQVVFEARKSEYIDAKSGVSARLSIAAFENLISTAERRKLLTGEEITTVRLSDFDGIIPAITGKVELVYEGEQEGAHVVAETLIKRAIKTLYPTYFPEIKKLEKQTEETPYDPIVSWFFNSKETFELLDDFSEKDYRESLEKITPLSDFIKKYQPKTTKEDSYFVKEFILWALVEFKKLSKERFVEGTEFKDPYGGLMSGL, encoded by the coding sequence ATGAAGTTAGAAAATATAAAAACACTAGGAGAGTTAAAGAAATTAGGCTATACCTCTAAGTCGATAAAAGATGAATTAAGAGAAAACCTAATTCGTAAAATGAAAAATAAAGAGACAGTTTTTACTGGAGTTTACGGCTATGAAAATACGGTAATACCAGAATTAGAAAGAGCTATATTAAGCAAACATAACATTAATTTACTTGGACTACGTGGTCAAGCAAAAACAAGGTTAGCAAGGTTAATGGTGAATCTTTTAGACGAATTTATACCTGTAGTAGCCGGTTCAGAAATTAACGACGATCCTTTACATCCTATTTCTAGATTTGCCAAAGAAAAAATTATAGAAATGGGAGATAAAACTCCTATTTATTGGCTTCACAGAAATGACCGTTTTGCAGAAAAACTTGCAACACCAGATGTAACTGTGGCAGACATTATTGGAGATGTTGACCCTATAAAAGCGGCAAATTTAAAACTTTCGTATGCAGATGATCGTGTAATCCATTATGGAATGATACCTCGAGCAAATCGATGCATATTTGTAATAAACGAATTACCAGATTTACAAGCAAGAATTCAGGTAGCACTATTTAACATTTTACAGGAAGGTGATATTCAAATAAGAGGATTTAAACTAAGATTACCCTTAGATTTACAATTTATTTTTACAGCAAATCCAGAGGATTATACAAATAGAGGAACCATTGTTACTCCTCTAAAAGATAGAATTGGTTCTCAAATATTAACACATTATCCGGAAGATATAGAAACAGCAAAAAAAATTACGCAACAAGAAGCTGTAAAAGTAGGCTTACAGAAAGAAACAATTCGTGTTCCTGAGATGGCAAAAGATTTACTTGAACAAGTAGTTTTTGAGGCAAGAAAAAGCGAATATATTGATGCTAAAAGTGGTGTTAGTGCTCGTTTAAGTATTGCTGCCTTTGAAAATTTGATAAGCACAGCTGAAAGGAGAAAGTTATTAACTGGAGAAGAAATAACCACCGTAAGACTCAGCGATTTTGATGGTATTATTCCGGCAATAACCGGAAAGGTAGAATTGGTGTATGAAGGGGAACAAGAAGGCGCTCATGTAGTGGCAGAAACACTTATAAAAAGAGCAATTAAAACTTTGTACCCTACCTATTTTCCTGAAATAAAAAAATTAGAGAAACAAACGGAAGAAACACCATATGACCCTATTGTATCGTGGTTTTTTAATAGTAAAGAAACTTTTGAATTATTAGATGACTTTAGTGAAAAGGACTATAGGGAGTCGTTAGAAAAAATAACTCCATTGTCAGATTTTATCAAAAAATACCAACCAAAAACTACTAAAGAAGATAGCTACTTTGTTAAAGAGTTTATACTCTGGGCACTAGTAGAGTTTAAAAAACTAAGTAAAGAAAGGTTTGTAGAAGGCACAGAGTTTAAAGATCCTTATGGGGGTTTAATGAGTGGTTTATAA
- the nhaA gene encoding Na+/H+ antiporter NhaA produces the protein MIKNVLITPFQKFVKIEGFSGILLLLSTLVALIWVNSGFSETYTALWDYKIGISGENFSLKKPLILWINDGLMAIFFFLIGLEIKREVLIGELNSVKKLAFPLFGALGGVIVPVALYLLLNENPSTFKGWGIPMATDIAFSLAVLNALGKRVPLSLKVFLIAFAIVDDIEAVLVIAIFYSGALNTTLLLIALGLLAFLYFLSYKGFYSKYVLFFTGVVVWILFLKSGVHPTVAGILLAFSVPIRPKIKTATFVAQLETIYTDIKNATNLEKPILSKAQIEHMDDLEDWSTKFQSPLQHLEHALHGWVAYFIIPVFALANAGVLIDSSVAIEVPLVINIIICLVLGKGLGIPMVIFIAKKLNLVQLPSDISFRQIIGVSFIAGIGFTMAIFIASLAFADSPELISSAKIGILIGSLIAAILGYFILRFSNKKEV, from the coding sequence ATGATAAAAAATGTCCTAATCACACCTTTTCAAAAATTTGTTAAAATAGAAGGCTTTAGCGGAATTCTATTACTTTTAAGCACCTTAGTTGCATTAATTTGGGTAAATTCCGGATTTTCTGAAACCTATACAGCACTTTGGGATTATAAAATTGGAATTTCAGGTGAGAATTTTTCACTTAAAAAACCTCTAATCTTATGGATAAATGATGGATTAATGGCCATATTTTTCTTTTTGATTGGTTTAGAAATTAAAAGAGAAGTATTAATTGGCGAATTAAATTCTGTTAAAAAGTTAGCTTTTCCATTATTTGGTGCTTTAGGAGGTGTAATCGTTCCGGTTGCACTATATCTTTTACTAAATGAAAATCCATCTACATTTAAAGGGTGGGGAATACCGATGGCTACTGATATTGCTTTTTCGTTAGCAGTACTAAATGCACTTGGAAAGAGAGTTCCCTTAAGTTTAAAAGTATTTTTAATTGCTTTTGCTATAGTAGATGATATTGAAGCTGTTTTAGTAATTGCTATATTTTATAGCGGAGCACTAAATACAACACTTTTATTAATTGCTCTTGGTTTATTGGCCTTTTTATACTTTTTATCTTACAAAGGTTTTTATTCTAAATATGTACTGTTTTTTACTGGAGTTGTTGTTTGGATTTTATTTTTAAAATCGGGCGTGCATCCAACGGTTGCAGGAATTCTTTTAGCATTTTCTGTACCAATTCGCCCTAAAATTAAAACAGCCACTTTCGTAGCTCAATTAGAAACTATTTATACAGACATTAAAAATGCTACAAATTTAGAAAAGCCAATTTTATCTAAAGCACAAATAGAACACATGGATGATTTAGAAGATTGGAGTACCAAATTTCAATCGCCTTTACAGCACTTAGAACATGCTTTACATGGTTGGGTAGCTTACTTTATTATACCAGTTTTTGCACTTGCAAATGCAGGAGTGTTAATTGATAGCTCTGTAGCTATTGAAGTTCCTTTAGTTATAAACATAATTATTTGTTTAGTTTTAGGAAAAGGGCTAGGTATACCAATGGTTATTTTTATTGCCAAGAAATTAAATTTAGTTCAATTACCCTCGGATATTAGTTTCAGACAAATTATTGGAGTTTCATTTATTGCAGGGATAGGTTTTACAATGGCTATTTTTATTGCGAGTTTGGCCTTTGCAGATTCACCAGAATTAATTAGTTCTGCTAAAATAGGAATTCTTATAGGTTCTTTAATAGCGGCTATTCTGGGGTATTTTATACTTAGATTCTCAAATAAAAAAGAAGTTTAA